CTTCAATATCTGCCAACCATCTCCCCCAGGCCAAAAACACAGTAACAGATTGTTTTAACGGACTATTCCAGCAACAACATCGCTCAACACTAGGAGTCTGTCGGGTTTGACCGTTTGACCAATTATTGCTCCTGCATAATTGGCATTTCCGCCATCCGTGGCGGTCAAGCGAAAATCATCGGGGGCGAATTAAATCAGTTTATTGAGCGAGGCGAATAGCAGGGCTATTTAACGAGTTCGATAAGCTGAGTTAATCGCCATCCAGGGATTTGCAGCCAAACAGCGTTAAATCCGACAGACTCCTAGCAAACCGGGCTTAATTGAAGCTTAATTCTGATTATTGCCCTGTGCTGAAAAAACTTGTGGTTCACACAAAAAAATGCCCGCACCGAATTCCCGATGCGGGCAAGCTAGCGGATACTCCTTCAGCAACGTTGGCAGTCAGGCCACTCCCAATAGACGAGTGTCCCGACCCAATGGCCATGCTACCTCAGCTTGTTCTCATGACAGAGAGTGCATGTTACGAGATCACCTTTGGCAAGGCTGATGGTCTTATTGCCATACTCATCCTTGTCGAGAACCCGGTCTGCGGCTACCCGGGAAAGCACACTGCCTTCCCCATTCTGACCATGGCAGGTACGGCAGGAGTCCTTGTTGTGTTCCGCCAGATCTTCATGCCCACCTCTTGCAAACCGGGTATTGCCCACGGGATGCATACCATGAGGGCCATCCAGGGTAATGCCCATGTCCTGGGTATGGCAGGTCGAACACTCGATAATGGGGCCTGCATGTCCCTGAAGATCCATGGCAGCCTTGTTGTCATTGGAGAACGGGTTGTTGTTGGGCCAGATGGCATGGGTGCTGCCATGGCAGTTCTCACAGCTGAGATCACCATGTCCCTTGTTGCCGGCACCACTCAGCCGGTAAAGGGCTTCGGTGGTGGCAAAACGGGAGTTGGGGAAGTCCAGCAGGGCCAAATCGGTGCTGCCGCCATTCATGATGTGATCAGACTTGCGGTAGGTCATTTGCAAACGCAGGCCATCCGGATTGCCGAGACTGTCCACGGCATTCACAACCACATCGTTGAGCTGGCCAGTATTGCGCAGTTGCGCAACCTGCAAGACATCACCCACATGGCAGGACTGACACTTGGGCTCACTGGCCCAGGAAACCCGCTTGTTCAGGTTGGCCCCGGCCGGGAAGGGTACATCGGCAAAGTTCTCGGTGAAGTCATCACCCACCTGGGTCATCTGGCCATGGCAGTCCTGGCAGACGGTGCCCGCACCACCCATGGCTCCCCGCAGACACTTGGTGCGCTTGCCGGGATGACAGTTGTAGCAGGTTTCCCCGAGCAGGCTATCCACATCCAGCCCTGCCCTTTGATCAGGCGGCGGCATGATGGGGAACAGGCTGCCATACAGGTTGGGATCCACACTCGGCAGATTGCCATGAACCGCATGCATGGCGCGTGACATGCTCACATGTTGCGTCTGTTCCTTGCCGTTCTCATCAGTGGGGCCAAGATGCGCCAGATCCAGTGCCGGTGAATAGTGACAATTCGCACACACGACATTGGGAGTGCTGCCATCTGCATTGGTGCCGTCATCATTCAACGGTGCGATGGCAGTGCCATGCTTGCTGTCATGCAGGCGCATGATGTTGATCTTGGCAGTGTTGATCACCTGCTGCTCCGGCGTAGCGCCAATAACCACGCTGGCATCGTCGATGAAGTTGACACCGGGATACTTGAAGTTGGCGATGTCGTCACACACCAGGGTGTTGGTAGTGTCATAGTCACAAACATTCTGCGAGGCATGACAGATGGCACAATCCGCCTCCGAGGCCACCGGGGTCACCGTGTCCAGGGAAGCGAGCATCCTGCCGCTGGAATCCCAGGCCTGGACACGCATCAGAGGATAGGCATTGGTGCGGCCCTGGTCATCGATGTAGCCCGTGGGAATGCCTTCTGCCGCGAATCTCCTGAAATCCCGGATGGTGTAACCAAAGGGAAAATTGATGAAGAAGGGAAAATCCTGGTAGTAGGCATGGAAAGGCTTGGAGTCATTGGCATTGTAGGGGTCAGCCTTGCCCGGCATCTCGGATTGCTCTGCAGTCAGATGGCCGGGGTTGATCAGGTAGAGCTCTTCGACATTGGGCGCAGGCAGGCCCAGGTCTGCCTCAAAGGGGAACAGTCCCAGGATGCCTGGCGGATAGAGCTTCTCATAGGCCAGGAAACCAATGGCCTTGCCCGTCGGTCCTGACGCGATATCCCAGAAGTTGGACTTGTATATACCGCTGATCAGATCATTCTGATTGGTAGTGGTAATGGAATTGATCGCAATGGGCGGCAGATTCGGCCGGGTGGGATCAATAAGGTTTCCCTGCACCGCCTTGTAGGTCAACTGGATGCCATCAGCAGGTGTCATGAGCTGCGGCTCCTTACCCCTGCGCAACACCTGGGCATTCATCACATTGTAGGGGGGCAGAATACTGAACATGCGATAGTCCTGATCCGCACAGTGCATACCCAGGTCATTCGCCGCCAAAACAGTGAAGTCTCCGGCAACGGGAGGTGGCGGCGGAGGGGGCGGTGAACCGCCACCATCATCACAATCCTTGGGCGCATGTTTGACATCTCTCTCCACGAAATCACCATTGTCCAGGCGCGCTCTCACACGGCAGGGGACGGTATCATTCAGGTTCACCTTGATCTTCCACTTGCCGGATCTGATTCGGGTTGCGTCCAGCTCCTTACCGGAAGCCACTGACTCCAGGTGTACGGTTTTCCCGTCAGATCCCTTGCCCTTGGTTTTCAGGCGTTTCTTTTCCTTGTCCCAACTCGCCTCTTTTATGGACAGTTTGTTTCCGTGGCCCGGATCATTCTCACCATCGTCTTCACTCTTTGACGGCGATAAATCTGCCAGGCCTGCGGCAGTATTTTGGCCCGCCACTGTAACGGTGGAAATACAGAATGCCGCCAGCAAGGCTAGCAGCCCAATCTGTCGTTTGGGGGTGATTTTCATGAGGATATTCCTCCGGAGTGCTGGTCATTTCGTACTGGTGATTATGGGCGGGCAAGATTAAATGAAGATTAAGAAGACCGGATTTGTCCTCGACGGGTTCACAAAACACCATGATCAGTTGAGGGCACCTCTAATAATTCATGTCTGGCATCTCTGCGCTTGAGTTTGTGGCCCTGGTGCAAAGAAGCTATGCTCAAGAGCATCTGACAAAGTATCGGAGAAACAGGAAGATGCGTCTGCTACACACCATGCTCCGCGTGGGAAATCTGCAAAAATCCATTGATTTCTATACAAATATACTGGGCATGAAGCTGCTCAGGCAGCAGCAATATCCGGAGGGCGAATTCACCCTGGCTTTTCTTGGCTATGCTGACGAGGCCAGCAGCACTGTACTTGAGCTGACCTATAACTGGGGAGTGCACAGCTACGATATGGGCACGGCATTCGGGCATATCGCCGTTGCCGTTGATGATGTTTACCAGGCTACTCAAGCAGCTCGGGAAAAAGGCGTGAAAATACTGCGGGACGCCGGTCCCATGAACGCCGGCAGCACCATCATCGCCTTTCTGGAGGACCCCGACGGCTATCAGATCGAGCTACTCAACGACAAGCGGGTGGATCAGTAACTGCTCATGGATGACATCACACCCTATATCGTCTTCAGCATCATTGCCCTGGTCATCGGCGCACAGTTGTACATCCGCCACAAGGCCATGCAGGTCAGGGGACAGCCTGCCTCTATCCTGCACAGCCTGTTTCCTGACCTCCCATCAAAAGGGAAAGCCCTGGTCTTCTGTCATAGTCCTGGCTGTGCACCCTGCAGGGCCATGCTACCGCATATCAGGGATCTGGCGGAGAACCATCCCGGGGTTTATACCCTGGACATCAGTCAACACCTGGATCTGGCAAAAACCGTTGGTATTCGCGCCACCCCAACGACATTGCTTATCCGGGATGGACGAATCAGCCAGGTTCTGGTGGGGCAGAAAAAGCCCACTGCCCTGCGCCGCTTCCTGGAGGAAAAGGCATGATACGCCCCCTGCTGCGCTGGCTGTGGATGCTGGTCGGCTGGGTGGAACTGCTGCTGCTCACCGCCATCCTCTATCCTCTCGCATTCCTTCCACAAAAAACCTTCGGGCGCCCCTGGTACCGCATATTGTTCAGACTGTGGAGCAAAGCCTGGAACGACGCCCTGGGCGTGGATCTGCGCCTGCATCAACACAACAACCAGCCACTTCCCCGGCAGTACATCCTGATTGCCAACCATCCATCGGCTTTCGAGGACATCGGCATTCCCTCCCTGTTTCCAGTGCTCAGCCTGGCCAAGATAGAGGTTCGGAAATGGCCCGTGGTAGGGCGCATCAGCGCCGCAGCCGGTACTCTCTACGTGCAGCGGGAATCCAGGGACTCCCGCCAACAGGCCAGCCAAAGCATGCTTCAGGCCCTGGATGCCGGACACAATATTGCCCTCTACCCGGAAGGCGGCATCAAAGGCAAGCGCCTGCATGACCATTTCCGCTATGGTGCTTTTGACATTTCGTTGCGCAGCGGCATTCCCATATTGCCGGTATTCCTGCACTATGAATCCCAGGATGACTTCCACTGGTCCAGCCAAAGCCTGCCACGCAAGATCCTGGAGTTCATGGCCACCAGTAACAACCGCGTCAACTACCACCTCCATGATGCCTTTTTCCCGGAGCAGTTCCATGACAAGGAAAGCTATTGCAAACACGTATATGACCGATTTCTGGACTGGCAGCACAGATACCTCGACTGACAGCCACCATTCTGCACCACTGCGCTATCATGATGAAATGATTCTGTTACAAAACGAGGCATCCCATGAAACACACTGTTCCACCCCTGATTCTGGCAATCGCACTGGTGACCGGCACAGGCGCCCAGGCACAGGCCCCCATCAAATCCATCGATGAAAAAGGCCATGTCACCTATTCCGACAAACCTGTCGAGAAAGCGGTTTCCAGTACTGTCGTCCCCGTGGCGCCCGGCCCTGATGAAGCCACTGTAAAAGCCGCTCAGGAACGACTGAAACAGACCCGGGAACAGGCAGAAAAGGCCGAAGCGGAACGCAAGGCGCTGGAAGCAAAACGCAGTGCAGAACAAGCCGCTGCCCAAGAGCAAAAAGCCGCAAAACCCGAGGTGGTCATTATCAAGGAAGAAGGCGGCTATCCTTTCGTGCGCCCCGCGCCACCCCTGATCACCCCCAATCCACCGGCAGTCAGCCCGGGCAAGCCCGACCATCCTGCCTATAAGCCACGTCCTCCGGTAACCAATCCGGTGATACGCCCCCGCTGAAAGCTCAGGCATCTCCGGGAAAAAATCATCCACAAAGCCCGGGAAACTTGATATTTCAGTTTTTACTAATATACTAATGATTATTGTTTTTTAGTGAGGCTGCTGCCATGTCTATCTACCGCGCCCTGTTGTTGTCAATTCTTATCCTTGCCGCCCCCCTGGCTGCCCAGGCCAAGGTTGCCGTGCTGGTACACGGGTATCTGAGCGATGCCAGCACCTGGGAGCGCAGTGGTGTAAACGCCATGTTGCGCCAGGCGGGTTGGCAGCAGGCGGGATACCTGGGCATGTCCCCCGCCGGACTGGTCGACCAACCCCTTCCCCACAAGGACAGTGACAAACTGTTCTATACCGTAAATCTGCCCTCCCTCGCCCCTGCCCCTGTCCAGGCAAGCTGGCTCCAGGCATCTCTGGATCGCATTTCCCGGAAGCACCCCGGAGAAGAGATTACCATTGTCGGCCACTCTGCCGGGGGGGTGGTGGCGCGCCTGATGCTGGTTCAGCATGGTGCTGGCAAGGTGAAGCGTTTGATCACCATCGCCGCGCCCCACCTGGGCACGGACAAGGCTATCCGCGCCCTGGACGCCGTGGACGATGGCGGCATGTTCGGCATGATCAAGGAATGGATGGTGCGCGAGGAAATCGGCGACCGCATGTACAACACCCTGGAGGTTTCCCGGGGCATCCTGTTCAACCTGGTGCCGCCGGCACCGGGCACCCTGCTGTACTGGCTCAATATTCAGCCCCACCCGGATATCGAATACATCTCCATTATCCGCAGTGGTGGCTACGTGATTGCAGGCGATCTGGTGGTGCCGCCCTTCAGCCAGGATATGAACCAGGTGCCGGCCCTACGCGGCAAATCCAAGGTATACATCACCGTGCAGGGACACGAACTGACACCCAACGACGGCAGGCTTCTGGCGGAAATACTATGATCAGGCCACGGGCGGTGGAGGCGCGTTCTCCACTGCCCGGATGGCAGGCAACCGAAACAACCTTGTTTTGCAGTAAGGGAGAAGAGGCTGGCACCTGAACCCCCGGGAGATACCCTTACCCCCGGCAGGCCCAAGCTCCCCACAGGCTCAAAGCATTGGCAGGAGTCCCATCAAACCAAACAGTATCAGGTAAAACGCAACAATATAGTTGAGCAGTTTTGGCCAGATCAGGATCGCGATTCCCGCCAGCAACGATACCAGTGGCCCGGCGATCAACATAAAGTTCATATCCATTGTTATTCAACTCCCAAACCAGTAACAGCAGCGGCGGGATTTCACCGCGATGATCAATCCTTCCAAAAAGAAGGGGTCAACAAAATCAGTATAGTAAAGATTTCCAGCCGGCCCAACAGCATGGCCAGGATGGAGATCCATTTGCCCAGATCACTCACATCCTGGAAATTGCTCGCCACCACCCCCAGGCCCGGCCCGAGATTGTTCATACAGGTAGCCACGGCAGAAAAGGCGGACACCTGATCCAGACCGGCATGGATCATGAGCAACATGAGCACCACGAAGACCACAGTGTAGGCCGCAAAAAAGCCCCATACTGCATTCATGATGCGTTGATCCACTACATGGTGTCCCAGGCGCACGGGTAAAATGGCATTGGGATGAATGAGCTTTCGGATCTCACGCATACCCTGCTTGAACAGCATCAGCACCCGCATCACTTTCATGCCCCCGGCCGTGGATCCCCCGCAGCCACCAATAAAACTGATAAAGATCAGTAACACCGGCAAAAAATCCGGCCACTGGGTGAAATCCACGGTACCAAAGCCCGTGCTGGTGATCACGGACACCACTTCAAAAGTCGCATCCCGCAAACTTGGAGGCAGTTCATGGTAACCCCCCTCCAGACGCAGCATCAGCCCCACCAGAATCACCAGGGCCAGAACCAGTATGAGGAAGCTGCGCGCCTCCACATCTTCCCAGTACTGCCGGGGGGCCTTGTGGTAGATGGCAAGATAGTGCACACCAAAATTCAGGGAAGCCAGAAGCATGAAGACCACAGACACAAATTCGATTTGGCTGCTGTGGAACCAGGACAGGCTGGCATCATGGGTGGAAAACCCGCCCGTGGAAACCGTGGACAGGCTGTGGGCAATGGCATCGAAAGGCTCCATGCCGAAAGCCCAATAGGCGAAAGCACAGGCCGCAGTCAAAGACAGATAGATGAGCCACAAGGCGCGGGCCGTACTGGCCAGGCGCGGGGTCATCTTCTCTTCCTTCATGGGACCGGGCGCCTCGGCCCGGTACAACTGCATGCCACCAATGCCCAGCATGGGCAACACAGCAATGCCCAGAACGATCAAACCCATTCCCCCCATCCACTGGAGTTGCTGGCGGTACAGCAGCACCGAGCGGGGTAAATCATCCAGCCCGGTGATCACCGTGGCCCCGGTGGTTGTAATGGCCGAGGCGGACTCGAACAAGGCATCGATGAAGTCCAGGTCCAGAGACAGAAACAGGGGCCAGGCGCCCATGAAGCTGAGCAGCCCCCAAAACAGGGTGACAATAAGAAAGCCATCCTTTCGGCTGATACGGGATTGTTTTTTCCGCCCCGGCAGCCACAACAGCAGACCCGCTCCCAGAGTCACCATCAGTGGCAGCAGAAAATCACGCATCACCGGCTCCCCATACCAGAGCCCCACCAGCACCGGCACTGCCAGAGACAGGCTGAACATGGAAGCCAGCAGCCCGGAAGTTCTGGAGACTATGAGCAATTGCATTGCACGGATCCAAATGCTTTCATGGCAGCAAAGCATACTCCCGAACAACGCATCATTGCCACCAAAAGACCCACATAACCCGGGAAAACACTGATATTTATCAATGCCGCACCGAAGCACTCAAGGCAGAATACCGGATTCTGATTGAGCTGCGAAAGATATCCTGCCGAACAGTCAGTCTGACATAACCCTGAACCCCTGGGTTCAGGATATAAATACAGGAGGCAAGAAACATGAAAACCAGATTCATTGTGAGCATTCTGCTCACCGCCAGCATCGCCCTGCCCGCCATAGGAGCAGACAACCAGGAAATGGTCATGGAAGCACGCAAGGTGATCAAGCAATTCGCCACTCATCTCAAGGGCGAACTGAAAGCTGCCATGAAGGAAGGTGGTCCTGTCAACGCCATCAGCGTATGCAATGACAGGGCACCCGGGATCACGGATGAGGTTAGTGCCAGCAGTGGCTGGAGCGTAGCCCGCACCAGTCTCAAACCCCGCTCCACCGCCAATAGCCCCCTGCCCTGGGAACGCAAGGTCATGGAGGAATTCGAGGCGAAGAAGGCTGCCGGCGCCGACCCCAGAACCCTGGACTACTCTGATGTCGTTGAGGAAAACGGCAGGAAAGTGTTCCGCTACATGAAAGCCATCCCCACCGGTAAGGTATGCCTGAATTGCCATGGTGGCGACGAAGTGAAACCTGAAGTGGAGATGCGCCTCAAGTCCCTCTATCCTTCTGACCGCGCCCGTGGTTTCAAGGAAGGTGATATTCGTGGTGCATTTGTGTTGAAGAGAACCTTCTGATCGATCCTGAACAAGGGCAAAGTCAGAGCATCGCAGATTGTGCCTGGAGTGCGCCAACGGCGTCTCTTGACAGGATGTTGAAAAAGCCCTTCCTTGGGCTTTTTCAACTCGGAAAGACAAAAATGCGATTTTGTCTTTTCCCCATTCAGGCACAATAAAACCCTGACAAGGGGTCGAATCAACTGATTTGTGGCTCCTTCCGGCTGGAGAGATTCGGAACCCAATCGGGAGTTTCCAGGTGCCACGGGTCTCGATGGGAGCCTGAAAACCGGACACAGCCAGCACAACAGCCAAACAATCCCCGGAAAATCCCTTCCAATATGCTACGCTTTCAGCATAGAAACCATTATTCCGGGGACCCCTGAAAACCCACGGGAGAGACTGAAGTGCAACACAAATTCGATATCTATTTTTCCGGTGAGATTATTGAGGGCAATGACCCTCAACAGGTCAAGGAAGGCATAGGAAAATTATTCAAGCTCTCCGGCAACAAACTGGATGCCTTGTTCACGGGCAAACCCCGCCGCATCAAGAAAAACCTCAACGTCGAAAAATCCGGAAAGTTCCGGGAAGTGTTTCGCCAAGTCGGCGCCCTGGTTCATATCGTCCCGGCAGGGAAACTTCCTGAACAGGACAAACCGCGCAACGTCGAAGAAACCCCGGCTTTGTGGAATCTGATGCCTGCGGGCGCAGATCTCAATCCCCTGCCCCGTAAAGGTGAAAAGGAAATCCCCATAGCTGCCCATGCCGGGGAGAACCTGGACATGGCGCCCATCAGTCCCATGCCCGCGCAACCCGAACCGGAGTCCGCCGACATCGATACCGGAAGCCTCGATGTCAGTCCGGCAAAAACCGGTTCCCTGGAAGAATTCGTGGAAGAAAAACCTGCCGTTCCCCTGCCGGATATCAGCGCCCTGGACGTTGTCCAGGACGACAAACCCATCCAGGCAGAGACGGCTTCCCCGGAAGACAACCTCCCGGATATCAGCCATCTTCAAGCCGAGCCGGCCAATACGGGCTCTCTGGAGGAATTCGTTCAGGAAAAAGAACCCGTGCCCATTCCCGGCACTGAGCAGTTGTCACTGGAAGGCTGAGGCTGTTGCTTCTGAAAGCCTGATGGTAAAACGTCCCAGAGGATGGCGGCTTTCGAATTGCACGGGCAGATGATTTTCATCATCTGTCAGCCATACAAACACTGGCCGGTGGGCCGGACCGGATTTCCCTTCTTCAGTGGCTTCAAACCTCAGCTTCCAGACTGGACGGTTCTTCCCGTCAACTGCCAACAGGTGGCGGTTCTCCACGGTTACCCGGTAGTGATACAGATGTTTGCCATCGGTGACCGTATAGCGATACTGTCTGCCGTGTTGCAGTTTCCGCCCTCTTACGGCCTGGAGCATGGACAACCAGTCCAGCATACCCCGGGGCACCTCATGGCGGCCATACTTGTGGAACTGAAAAGTCTCGTCCGGCGCCAGCCAGCGTTGCAGTGACACGGGAAACACCTGCTCACCGGCCCGTTTTCCCTTGGCACGGAACTTCAGCATGCGCCTGTGTTTCCCATCCACCCAGATGATCCGGTGTTTCACCCTGCGGGTTTTCTCATAGGTTTCCATGCCCATTACCGCCAGGGGACGGGACGACCAGAGGCTGCGATAGCGCACCCGGAAGGGATAGTGTTTCTCCACGAAAGCATACGGCCGTGAGGTTACCTGCATTTCAGACTGGAACAGCGATTCCATCCCCGGCTGATCCACAGGCGCTGTATCCAGGGATATCGCCCCAATGGCAATGGCTTGCCCCGCACTGAACAGACCCTGGTAGCTGGCTTCGTAGAACAGGGTTTCAGCCAACAACGCAGGGCTTGTCAGGCAGGCAAGCACCAGCAACAGGCGTTCAGACAGGTTCCTCAACAGGTGGCTCCGGTTTCAGATCACTATGGAAACGGGCAAATGCATCTTCCGGCCCGATAACGACCAGTACATCGCCATGATCCATGCGATGGCGGCGGGGATCCGTGGCAAAGATGAGATGGTCGCCCAAATGCC
This sequence is a window from Thiolapillus brandeum. Protein-coding genes within it:
- the gloA gene encoding lactoylglutathione lyase; this translates as MRLLHTMLRVGNLQKSIDFYTNILGMKLLRQQQYPEGEFTLAFLGYADEASSTVLELTYNWGVHSYDMGTAFGHIAVAVDDVYQATQAAREKGVKILRDAGPMNAGSTIIAFLEDPDGYQIELLNDKRVDQ
- a CDS encoding thioredoxin family protein, whose translation is MDDITPYIVFSIIALVIGAQLYIRHKAMQVRGQPASILHSLFPDLPSKGKALVFCHSPGCAPCRAMLPHIRDLAENHPGVYTLDISQHLDLAKTVGIRATPTTLLIRDGRISQVLVGQKKPTALRRFLEEKA
- a CDS encoding lysophospholipid acyltransferase family protein, whose amino-acid sequence is MIRPLLRWLWMLVGWVELLLLTAILYPLAFLPQKTFGRPWYRILFRLWSKAWNDALGVDLRLHQHNNQPLPRQYILIANHPSAFEDIGIPSLFPVLSLAKIEVRKWPVVGRISAAAGTLYVQRESRDSRQQASQSMLQALDAGHNIALYPEGGIKGKRLHDHFRYGAFDISLRSGIPILPVFLHYESQDDFHWSSQSLPRKILEFMATSNNRVNYHLHDAFFPEQFHDKESYCKHVYDRFLDWQHRYLD
- a CDS encoding alpha/beta fold hydrolase codes for the protein MSIYRALLLSILILAAPLAAQAKVAVLVHGYLSDASTWERSGVNAMLRQAGWQQAGYLGMSPAGLVDQPLPHKDSDKLFYTVNLPSLAPAPVQASWLQASLDRISRKHPGEEITIVGHSAGGVVARLMLVQHGAGKVKRLITIAAPHLGTDKAIRALDAVDDGGMFGMIKEWMVREEIGDRMYNTLEVSRGILFNLVPPAPGTLLYWLNIQPHPDIEYISIIRSGGYVIAGDLVVPPFSQDMNQVPALRGKSKVYITVQGHELTPNDGRLLAEIL
- a CDS encoding DUF3096 domain-containing protein produces the protein MNFMLIAGPLVSLLAGIAILIWPKLLNYIVAFYLILFGLMGLLPML
- a CDS encoding TrkH family potassium uptake protein — its product is MQLLIVSRTSGLLASMFSLSLAVPVLVGLWYGEPVMRDFLLPLMVTLGAGLLLWLPGRKKQSRISRKDGFLIVTLFWGLLSFMGAWPLFLSLDLDFIDALFESASAITTTGATVITGLDDLPRSVLLYRQQLQWMGGMGLIVLGIAVLPMLGIGGMQLYRAEAPGPMKEEKMTPRLASTARALWLIYLSLTAACAFAYWAFGMEPFDAIAHSLSTVSTGGFSTHDASLSWFHSSQIEFVSVVFMLLASLNFGVHYLAIYHKAPRQYWEDVEARSFLILVLALVILVGLMLRLEGGYHELPPSLRDATFEVVSVITSTGFGTVDFTQWPDFLPVLLIFISFIGGCGGSTAGGMKVMRVLMLFKQGMREIRKLIHPNAILPVRLGHHVVDQRIMNAVWGFFAAYTVVFVVLMLLMIHAGLDQVSAFSAVATCMNNLGPGLGVVASNFQDVSDLGKWISILAMLLGRLEIFTILILLTPSFWKD
- a CDS encoding Tll0287-like domain-containing protein produces the protein MVMEARKVIKQFATHLKGELKAAMKEGGPVNAISVCNDRAPGITDEVSASSGWSVARTSLKPRSTANSPLPWERKVMEEFEAKKAAGADPRTLDYSDVVEENGRKVFRYMKAIPTGKVCLNCHGGDEVKPEVEMRLKSLYPSDRARGFKEGDIRGAFVLKRTF
- a CDS encoding DUF3108 domain-containing protein, whose product is MRNLSERLLLVLACLTSPALLAETLFYEASYQGLFSAGQAIAIGAISLDTAPVDQPGMESLFQSEMQVTSRPYAFVEKHYPFRVRYRSLWSSRPLAVMGMETYEKTRRVKHRIIWVDGKHRRMLKFRAKGKRAGEQVFPVSLQRWLAPDETFQFHKYGRHEVPRGMLDWLSMLQAVRGRKLQHGRQYRYTVTDGKHLYHYRVTVENRHLLAVDGKNRPVWKLRFEATEEGKSGPAHRPVFVWLTDDENHLPVQFESRHPLGRFTIRLSEATASAFQ